In the genome of Bremerella sp. JC817, one region contains:
- a CDS encoding chemotaxis protein CheD, with product MATSNLSKTSIRVPMAGIVASASPNVLETLLGSCVGIALWCKETQLGALAHVMLSDSQGCQKQPGRFVDTAILEMLKQLAANGARRRAIVAKVCGGANMFKISSPGQEVGRKNIDKSLELLKANNIPVISKHVGGTSGRVIYFDLETSLIQVKIGHEFVATV from the coding sequence ATGGCAACCTCGAATCTTAGCAAGACTTCGATCCGCGTCCCAATGGCGGGAATCGTCGCATCTGCGTCGCCGAATGTGCTGGAAACGCTGCTGGGAAGCTGCGTCGGGATCGCACTATGGTGCAAAGAGACTCAGCTTGGTGCGTTGGCCCATGTCATGTTGAGCGACAGCCAGGGATGTCAGAAGCAGCCAGGCCGCTTCGTAGACACGGCGATCCTAGAAATGTTGAAGCAACTGGCCGCAAATGGAGCCCGTCGTCGCGCGATCGTGGCCAAGGTATGCGGCGGGGCGAACATGTTTAAAATCTCCTCTCCGGGCCAGGAAGTGGGACGTAAGAACATCGATAAGTCGCTCGAGTTGCTCAAGGCGAACAACATCCCTGTCATCTCGAAACATGTCGGGGGGACCTCAGGTCGGGTGATCTACTTCGATCTCGAGACCAGCCTCATCCAGGTAAAAATCGGTCACGAGTTCGTCGCCACCGTCTAA
- a CDS encoding Tex family protein, which translates to MDTTIVTDLQIVAREVGIPLDKVQRTVELLDDGNTVPFITRYRKDETGGLDEEQIRAIQSSNTKLRQLNERKRTILKSIQSQEKLTEELAEQIKKAQTQKLLEDLYLPFKPKKQTLATQARERGLEPLAQEVLDDAETAKELRARAEAFVDAEKSLADVDAVVQGVGCIVAEVFSEHAMLRGRLRKLFWKTGQLTSTRIENSGQSDNDDDYHDDSEEATGEEVETTSDVTEVAADDAASAESTETKAEEKKDGKKKPTIQEIRREKRKRQKEKERAKKDKAFRDYYDYHEPVSKIPPHRVLAINRGDRTRFLKVRIEVDFDKIVKTAEDAVIPEGHTHAEFLKQSLRDSLNRLIIPSIEREIRRELTEKAETHAIEVFACNLRKLLLQPPVRGKRVLAIDPGFRSGCKLVAIDPFGNVMGTGVIHLIGPQDRVEKSRSRIVEMIKQFDAQIVAIGNGTACRETEQIVASAIADELKDRDICYLIVNEAGASVYSTSELGREEFPKFDATIRGTISIGRRLLDPLSELVKINPSNIGVGLYQHDVKAKHLRDSLDDVVESCVNYVGVDVNTASPALLSYVSGLNQLTARRIYEHRQAKGPFRSREEIREVAGIGEATFVQAAGFLKVVPAENPLDATWIHPESYEVATQLLEKLGCSLTEVLATVPSPPPIAAKPTGFGVLEEAAAPAAEEATEAEAPVAEAVATEEPAAEAAPAEAAEATEVATEEAPAEVSQAETDSAVETIDPADVPAPQPAPVEIGVSDEKHKQLLAKIASANVDQLAEELSIGVHLARDIMGALSRPGRDPRADFPPPLFRRGVLKLEDLEPGMEMMGTVLNVVDFGAFVDIGLHDSGMVHISRLADRYVGDPHEVVSVGDVIRVWVIEIDRERRRVSLTAIDPAIETEKKGKPERPQGNRPPRQDRPQRPKNKAGHKPQGGGGKGKHGGKPHHAERRSKPKPKPVKPLTDAMKEGKEPLRSFGDLAQFFDMQRDDPKKKPKGK; encoded by the coding sequence ATGGATACGACAATCGTCACGGACCTTCAAATCGTTGCCCGTGAAGTTGGTATTCCTCTCGACAAAGTTCAACGCACGGTCGAACTGCTCGACGATGGGAACACAGTCCCATTTATTACTCGTTACCGTAAGGACGAGACGGGCGGGCTCGATGAAGAGCAGATCCGTGCGATTCAAAGCAGCAACACCAAGCTGCGTCAGCTCAACGAGCGCAAACGGACGATCCTTAAGTCGATCCAGTCGCAGGAAAAGCTGACCGAAGAACTCGCCGAACAAATCAAAAAGGCCCAGACGCAGAAGCTGCTGGAAGACCTCTATCTTCCCTTCAAGCCCAAGAAGCAGACCCTCGCGACCCAGGCACGCGAACGCGGTCTAGAGCCACTCGCTCAGGAAGTGCTCGATGACGCCGAAACCGCCAAAGAGCTTCGTGCTCGGGCTGAAGCCTTCGTCGATGCCGAGAAGTCGCTCGCCGACGTCGACGCCGTGGTGCAGGGCGTAGGCTGCATCGTGGCCGAAGTCTTCTCGGAACATGCCATGCTGCGTGGTCGCTTGCGGAAACTGTTCTGGAAGACCGGACAGTTGACCAGCACCCGGATCGAAAACTCAGGCCAGTCCGATAACGACGACGATTATCACGACGACTCGGAAGAAGCCACCGGCGAAGAAGTGGAAACCACTTCGGATGTGACCGAAGTCGCTGCCGACGATGCAGCGTCTGCGGAATCGACCGAAACCAAGGCTGAAGAAAAGAAGGATGGCAAGAAGAAGCCAACCATCCAAGAGATCCGCCGCGAGAAGCGTAAGCGTCAGAAAGAAAAGGAACGTGCCAAGAAGGACAAGGCGTTCCGCGACTATTACGACTACCACGAACCGGTTTCCAAGATCCCGCCGCATCGCGTGCTGGCAATCAATCGTGGCGACCGCACCCGATTCTTGAAGGTGCGAATCGAAGTCGATTTCGACAAGATCGTGAAGACGGCTGAAGATGCCGTCATCCCGGAAGGTCACACGCACGCCGAGTTCCTGAAGCAGTCGCTCCGCGATAGCCTCAATCGTTTGATCATTCCAAGCATCGAACGCGAAATTCGTCGCGAGCTGACCGAGAAGGCCGAGACGCACGCGATCGAAGTGTTTGCCTGCAACTTGCGAAAGCTGTTGCTGCAGCCTCCAGTTCGTGGGAAGCGCGTACTGGCCATCGATCCTGGCTTCCGCAGTGGCTGCAAGCTGGTCGCTATCGATCCCTTCGGCAACGTGATGGGTACCGGGGTGATTCACCTGATCGGTCCTCAGGATCGCGTGGAAAAGAGTCGCTCGCGCATTGTCGAGATGATCAAGCAGTTCGATGCTCAGATTGTCGCGATCGGCAATGGCACCGCTTGTCGCGAGACCGAGCAGATCGTGGCGAGTGCAATCGCCGACGAACTGAAAGATCGCGACATCTGTTACCTGATTGTTAACGAAGCCGGGGCGAGTGTTTACTCGACCAGCGAACTGGGCCGAGAAGAGTTCCCGAAGTTCGACGCCACCATCCGCGGTACCATCAGCATCGGCCGTCGCCTGCTTGATCCGCTGTCGGAACTGGTGAAGATCAATCCTTCCAACATCGGTGTGGGCTTGTACCAGCACGACGTCAAAGCGAAGCACCTGCGTGACTCGCTGGACGACGTGGTCGAATCGTGCGTGAACTATGTCGGCGTCGACGTGAACACCGCCAGCCCTGCCCTGCTGAGCTATGTCTCGGGCTTGAATCAGCTGACGGCACGTCGCATTTACGAGCATCGCCAGGCCAAGGGCCCGTTCCGTTCGCGGGAAGAGATTCGCGAAGTCGCCGGCATTGGTGAAGCGACCTTCGTTCAGGCCGCCGGCTTCTTGAAAGTGGTCCCCGCCGAGAATCCTCTCGATGCGACCTGGATTCACCCGGAAAGTTACGAAGTCGCGACGCAATTGCTGGAGAAGCTGGGCTGCTCGCTGACCGAGGTGTTGGCGACTGTTCCTTCGCCTCCGCCCATCGCAGCCAAGCCAACCGGCTTTGGCGTGCTGGAAGAAGCCGCGGCACCTGCTGCGGAAGAAGCGACCGAAGCAGAAGCACCAGTTGCCGAAGCGGTCGCCACGGAAGAGCCAGCAGCGGAAGCTGCTCCGGCAGAAGCCGCCGAAGCAACTGAAGTGGCTACGGAAGAAGCACCAGCCGAAGTTTCGCAAGCGGAAACCGATTCGGCAGTCGAAACGATCGACCCTGCCGACGTTCCAGCCCCGCAGCCTGCTCCGGTCGAGATTGGCGTCTCGGACGAGAAGCATAAGCAATTGCTGGCCAAGATTGCTTCGGCCAATGTCGATCAGCTGGCAGAAGAACTCAGCATCGGCGTTCACCTCGCTCGCGACATCATGGGTGCCCTTTCGCGTCCTGGTCGCGACCCGCGTGCCGATTTCCCACCACCCCTGTTCCGTCGGGGCGTGCTGAAGCTCGAAGACCTCGAGCCAGGCATGGAAATGATGGGCACCGTGCTGAATGTGGTCGACTTCGGTGCGTTCGTCGACATTGGTTTGCACGACAGCGGCATGGTTCATATCAGCCGCCTTGCCGATCGATACGTGGGCGATCCTCACGAAGTGGTCAGTGTTGGCGATGTAATTCGCGTCTGGGTTATCGAGATCGATCGCGAACGTCGTCGCGTCTCGCTGACGGCCATCGATCCTGCGATCGAGACCGAAAAGAAGGGGAAGCCGGAGCGTCCGCAAGGCAATCGTCCGCCACGTCAGGATCGGCCACAACGCCCCAAGAACAAGGCAGGTCACAAGCCACAAGGTGGCGGTGGCAAGGGAAAGCATGGGGGCAAGCCTCATCACGCCGAACGTCGCTCGAAGCCAAAGCCGAAGCCTGTCAAACCGCTGACCGACGCCATGAAGGAAGGGAAAGAGCCGCTCCGATCGTTTGGAGATCTGGCGCAGTTCTTCGACATGCAGCGCGACGACCCGAAGAAGAAGCCGAAGGGCAAGTAG